GATGGTGGTGATGATGGTGATGGTGGTAGCGCCGATAGCGCGGCACCACGATGACCGGGCGGTCGTAGTAGTCGCGGCGATAGTAGCCGTGATGATGGTGGTGGTGATGATGATGATGGTAGTAGTACTGTGCAAGCTGCACGTTCTCCCGGACCGGGGCGGGCGCAGCCTCGTCGAGCGCCTGCAGCTTTGCGGAGGCGTTCGAGATCGGCTCCAGCAGGTCCGCATATGAGTTCGCCTGCAGAACGTCGGCCGGGTTCGGCCCAGGCGCAGCTTCGGCGGCACCGACCGCGCCGAACGCGGCCACCGCTCCCAGAAGTCCAGCGATTTTCCTATCCATCTTTGCTCTCCTTAAAAAGTCGCCGGACCGACCGCCGGTTTCTAGCAACGCCAATCATTGCCCAATGTTTCGTGAACCGCGCATTAACGCCCTGTGACGGGATCGTGGCGGCAGGCATCCGCATCTGACACGGGACGGATGTCGGTTCGCGCGAGGAAAACCTGCCAATACAAGAATCTGGAGCGACTGATTCGATCAGAACCGAAGTGGCTCTACCTTGCACGCGCGAGGAACTGCAGCAGCAGCCGGCTCACCTCGTCCGGCTGCTCCTGTTGCACCCAGTGGCCGGCGCCGTCGACCAGATGGCAGCCGATCATTTTGGTGCAGGCCTTCGCCTGCATCGCCTCGAACACGCCGGGACGCTGATGGGTGCCCCAATCCTGCTTGCCCGAGATGAAGGCGGACGGCTGATCGATGCTTCGGCCGCTCCAGGTCTGCAATTCCGGAGTGAACGCGCCTGACGTCCCGCAGCGATACCATTGCAGCCCGCCCTGGAATCCCGTGCGCTGATACTCGGCGCTGTAAAAGGCCAGCTCGCGGTCCGGCAGCCAGGTGTTGGCGGCGATCGCCTCGCGCGACGGCATCTCCTCGGCGACCGTCGCGGCCATGTCCTTGGCGAGATCCATCACATAGTAGGTCGGCAGTTTTGCCAGTTCGCCCGCCGACCAGGATTGCAGCGGATAAGGCTTGTTGTCGCTCCAATCCGCACTCTTGTGATGATAATAGGCGCGCAGGAAGTCGTGCACACCCTGTGGTGCGCGATGCATGTCGGCGTTGGCCGGACGTGTCGAATAGTACCATTGGTAATGCTTGCGCGGGCGCGGCAACGCCGCCAGTTCGCGATGCACGGGGTCTTCGCTCGCGGGCTTGCCCGGTTCATTGGCGATGTTGAACGGTAGCGACGGCGGTCCTGCGAACGGTGCGCTCATCATCACGACAGCGCGAAACACGTCGGGGCGGATCA
This Bradyrhizobium sp. CCBAU 53421 DNA region includes the following protein-coding sequences:
- a CDS encoding alpha/beta fold hydrolase; translated protein: METLPDVPLPSTIRSRYVDGINGLRMHVLEAGFETIGRPCLLLLHGFPELAFSWRKVMPKLAAAGYHVIAPDQRGYGRTSGWSADYDGDLASFRLPNLVRDALGLVAAFGYTRVDAVIGHDFGSSVAAWCALIRPDVFRAVVMMSAPFAGPPSLPFNIANEPGKPASEDPVHRELAALPRPRKHYQWYYSTRPANADMHRAPQGVHDFLRAYYHHKSADWSDNKPYPLQSWSAGELAKLPTYYVMDLAKDMAATVAEEMPSREAIAANTWLPDRELAFYSAEYQRTGFQGGLQWYRCGTSGAFTPELQTWSGRSIDQPSAFISGKQDWGTHQRPGVFEAMQAKACTKMIGCHLVDGAGHWVQQEQPDEVSRLLLQFLARAR